The following are encoded in a window of Geotrypetes seraphini chromosome 5, aGeoSer1.1, whole genome shotgun sequence genomic DNA:
- the LOC117361501 gene encoding uncharacterized protein LOC117361501, whose protein sequence is MPVQESPCCASDRVPGPSSCSVGGAADQQHSERASVVSASEPVAVGGGATGTSADVVVAGRGVTVVERPSVASLEVVSGGISVPVEGPSVSVSSAGARGSRGRFSDAGAFVEPGREGVWEMLRLSVAPATWTHYSTGFRVVSAFLFSRGCVPGDVAESFLEDFVLDSSRAEVSKRVVQGRLAGFAFFCRALGWNCPSSGFIVRRLLRAMGRVVPARPDSRLPIHHDLLIQLLSVLPDLAHSPYESALFRAAFSLAFFGALRVGELLVSASDRARGRGLLVQHVLLGDSEVRICVASSKTDQAGRGQWLVLHQVVGCVSCPVARLSEYLSVRVAVSSEFFVHADGAPLSRFQFLAVLRLALVRCGEEPRSYGTHSFRIGAATSASAAGMSEAGIRRLGRWVSGAFRGYIRPSGASRGRGGSSMGL, encoded by the exons ATGCCTGTGCAGGAGTCTCCTTGCTGTGCGAGTGACAGAGTTCCAGGACCTTCTTCTTGCAGCGTCGGTGGAGCGGCGGATCAGCAGCACAGCGAGAGAGCTTCGGTTGTTTCTGCGTCGGAGCCAGTGGCTGTTGGCGGGGGCGCTACTGGTACCTCAGCTGATGTGGTGGTTGCTGGTCGAGGCGTCACTGTCGTGGAGCGTCCGTCGGTGGCGTCCTTGGAGGTTGTTTCCGGTGGCATCTCCGTTCCTGTGGAGGGACCTTCTGTTTCGG TTTCGTCGGCTGGCGCCAGAGGCTCACGAGGAAGGTTCAGTgatgccggagcatttgtggAACCTGGTCGAGAAGGAGTGTGGGAAATGCTCCGCCTGTCGGTAGCGCCTGCTACCTGGACGCACTATTCCACGGGGTTTCGGGTGGTTTCTGCCTTTTTGTTCAGCAGGGGTTGTGTTCCGGGGGATGTGGCCGAGTCCTTTCTTGAGGATTTCGTGCTGGATTCAAGCAGAGCGGAGGTCTCAAAACGGGTGGTGCAGGGACGGTTGGCGGGATTTGCCTTTTTCTGTCGGGCGTTGGGCTGGAATTGTCCTTCTTCGGGTTTCATTGTCCGACGGTTGCTTCGTGCTATGGGGAGGGTTGTACCTGCTAGGCCGGATTCTCGTTTGCCTATTCATCATGATTTGCTCATTCAGCTTTTGTCGGTTCTGCCTGATTTGGCCCACTCCCCTTATGAGTCCGCTCTTTTTCGGGCGGCTTTTTCCCTGGCCTTTTTCGGGGCTTTGCGAGTGGGGGAGTTGTTGGTCAGCGCTTCCGACAGGGCGAGAGGGCGCGGGTTGTTAGTTCAACACGTGTTGTTGGGTGACAGCGAGGTTCGGATTTGTGTGGCTAGCTCTAAGACGGATCAGGCCGGAAGGGGCCAGTGGTTGGTCCTTCACCAGGTTGTGGGTTGTGTTTCTTGCCCTGTGGCTCGTCTGTCCGAGTATTTGTCGGTTCGAGTTGCGGTCTCTTCTGAATTTTTTGTTCACGCGGACGGGGCTCCTCTCTCCCGGTTTCAGTTTTTAGCCGTGCTACGTTTGGCGTTGGTGCGTTGTGGAGAGGAGCCCCGGAGCTACGGCACGCACTCCTTTCGGATTGGTGCTGCCACCAGTGCTAGTGCTGCAGGTATGTCGGAAGCGGGCATTCGACGGTTGGGTCGCTGGGTGTCTGGGGCCTTCCGTGGGTACATTAGACCTTCTGGTGCATCGCGGGGGCGTGGGGGCAGTTCGATGGGTTTGTAA